One genomic segment of Culturomica massiliensis includes these proteins:
- a CDS encoding SUMF1/EgtB/PvdO family nonheme iron enzyme, which yields MVKIIIAILLLIVWLQPAIGNDVRIRGEAKVQAITENTALITFPLSWEHSWRESESWDAVYLFVKYRRVGVNEPWHHAYLKEDGHRVTGGGNVPAMEFLPVKTENINLLRMDVIYAGNYQPTQITSKQEVAGVFLFRRTPGNGNLNIPRVSLEWDFKQGDLNLYYDVTVEDIRQGKIEVSVQAVEMVYVPNGPYYLGDRISPYSFVSEECNSAFYVNTDDEVKVHIMGATADRGVLNRWVVPDLYPTGYTGFYTMKYEVSQEQYVNFLNRITYTDQKKRIGNDLDNLAPGQFAFGKKDVPNYRNGIILQERFRTHDTAVIFGFDLNGNDPINSDADGKSVACNYLTPDDVRAYCDWAGLRPHSEMEYEKGCRQRNPAIGANDRSFAWGTPNFASLQAWNISTVKNDNAEDEEVLIANAANTGRMNGPKVHNLGPVRCGAFATETSDIYKAGASKWGIMEMTGNLAEIYYNARQGKNFNGEVFGDGNIWSSVASWRTDTVVHVYGIFDVGQGNYTVIASKSLPMQTINKKGNRMTTIVRQAKSGYCGSYWGCEIVIDEDVTIPWPVMDWPAAKENFILKGGSFASEALGAGSSLLVGDNMAVSYRGDTVYARALPDELRYAYSGFRGGRSVPMKSILTGKIEGQGGRNPDTALICAAQPYAITEVEPGDDTPASTVYLWEMNDEGAGWEALPNSNTQNWTLNTCLIDETLYHTYKFRRQSIASHAESYGNEVTVVVPGYVINGGNSYMEMNPYVSSVTLQTDLGIAGDVKVEWRLESKSTWHLLSNQIGVTKDIVTVNRTDLTSEIPLNDGGACKVRVTVTLGACTFEKILDLAVRVAGLACPATVTDNDGNSYAVAQQPDGRCWMMVNSKVFVNGASTGGLYTWKQIQANGDNLCPPGFAIPTKQMWDVLWRFYATQGESPCGDPATQDYVSDADPCSTGYNPGLYAPGLDNFMAAMGVPPADGNLGGWWLKDLNGWYVNISYDTTDPYFSVMSFEPDATVGNPLATEGKHPIRCYKK from the coding sequence ATGGTAAAAATAATAATTGCAATCCTATTGCTGATTGTTTGGTTACAACCGGCAATAGGTAATGATGTTCGTATCCGGGGCGAGGCGAAAGTTCAGGCTATTACGGAGAATACGGCATTGATTACGTTCCCGTTGTCCTGGGAGCATTCCTGGCGGGAAAGTGAGAGTTGGGATGCCGTGTATTTATTCGTAAAGTACCGGCGGGTAGGAGTGAATGAGCCGTGGCATCATGCTTATCTGAAAGAGGACGGACACCGGGTGACGGGGGGAGGAAATGTCCCGGCGATGGAATTTTTGCCGGTAAAAACGGAGAACATCAATTTGTTGCGGATGGACGTCATATATGCCGGAAATTATCAGCCGACACAGATTACATCCAAGCAGGAGGTAGCGGGGGTATTTTTATTCCGGCGTACACCCGGAAACGGGAATCTGAACATTCCCCGGGTGTCTTTGGAATGGGATTTCAAGCAGGGGGATTTGAATCTGTATTATGATGTAACGGTAGAGGATATCCGTCAGGGGAAAATAGAGGTTTCCGTACAGGCGGTAGAAATGGTGTATGTTCCTAACGGGCCTTATTACCTGGGGGACCGGATTTCTCCTTATTCTTTCGTTTCCGAGGAATGCAACTCTGCTTTTTATGTAAATACGGACGATGAGGTAAAGGTGCATATTATGGGAGCGACGGCAGACAGGGGAGTACTGAACAGATGGGTGGTGCCGGATTTGTATCCGACGGGCTATACCGGATTTTATACGATGAAGTATGAGGTGTCGCAGGAACAGTATGTGAATTTCCTGAACCGGATTACCTATACCGATCAGAAAAAACGCATCGGAAACGACCTGGACAATCTGGCTCCGGGGCAATTTGCTTTCGGAAAAAAAGATGTGCCGAATTACCGGAACGGCATCATTTTGCAGGAACGGTTCCGTACTCACGATACGGCCGTTATCTTCGGTTTCGATCTGAACGGAAACGATCCGATCAATTCGGATGCCGACGGAAAAAGTGTGGCCTGTAATTACCTGACGCCCGATGATGTCCGGGCTTATTGCGATTGGGCGGGTTTGCGTCCGCACAGTGAAATGGAATATGAAAAAGGATGTCGTCAACGGAATCCGGCTATTGGGGCCAATGACCGCTCTTTTGCGTGGGGCACGCCTAATTTTGCTTCTTTGCAGGCCTGGAATATTTCGACCGTGAAAAATGACAATGCGGAAGACGAGGAAGTATTGATCGCCAATGCTGCCAATACCGGTCGTATGAACGGTCCGAAAGTGCATAATCTCGGGCCGGTCAGATGCGGGGCTTTTGCGACGGAGACTTCCGATATCTATAAAGCCGGTGCTTCCAAGTGGGGAATTATGGAAATGACGGGGAATTTAGCCGAGATTTACTACAATGCCCGGCAGGGAAAAAATTTCAACGGGGAAGTTTTCGGGGATGGGAATATATGGTCGTCTGTGGCTTCCTGGCGGACGGATACGGTGGTACATGTTTATGGAATATTTGATGTCGGACAGGGAAATTATACGGTGATTGCTTCCAAAAGTCTTCCGATGCAGACCATCAATAAAAAAGGCAACCGGATGACAACCATCGTCCGGCAGGCGAAATCCGGATATTGCGGAAGTTATTGGGGGTGTGAGATTGTGATAGACGAAGATGTAACGATTCCCTGGCCGGTAATGGACTGGCCGGCTGCGAAAGAAAACTTTATCCTGAAAGGCGGTTCTTTTGCTTCGGAGGCTTTAGGCGCAGGCAGTTCTTTGCTGGTGGGCGACAATATGGCGGTGTCGTATCGTGGAGATACGGTATATGCCAGGGCTTTGCCGGATGAATTGCGTTATGCTTATTCCGGTTTCCGGGGAGGACGCAGTGTGCCGATGAAATCGATCCTTACCGGAAAGATTGAGGGACAGGGAGGCAGAAACCCCGATACGGCCCTTATATGTGCCGCTCAGCCGTATGCGATTACGGAAGTTGAGCCGGGAGACGATACCCCGGCTTCTACCGTTTATTTGTGGGAAATGAACGATGAGGGAGCAGGCTGGGAGGCTTTGCCCAACAGCAATACCCAGAACTGGACTCTGAATACCTGCCTGATCGATGAGACATTGTATCACACTTATAAATTCCGGCGGCAAAGTATTGCTTCACATGCCGAGTCATACGGGAACGAGGTAACGGTAGTCGTACCGGGCTATGTCATTAACGGAGGGAACAGCTATATGGAGATGAACCCGTATGTTTCTTCGGTTACTTTACAGACGGACCTGGGAATTGCCGGAGATGTAAAAGTGGAATGGAGGTTGGAGTCGAAGAGTACGTGGCATTTGTTGTCCAATCAGATAGGAGTAACGAAAGATATCGTGACGGTTAACCGGACCGATCTGACTTCCGAGATTCCTTTGAATGACGGTGGTGCCTGTAAAGTGCGGGTAACCGTGACATTGGGGGCCTGTACGTTTGAAAAAATCCTGGATTTGGCGGTTCGGGTGGCCGGATTGGCTTGTCCGGCTACAGTAACGGATAATGACGGAAATTCCTATGCTGTAGCACAACAACCGGACGGACGTTGCTGGATGATGGTGAATTCGAAGGTGTTTGTAAACGGTGCTTCTACCGGAGGATTGTATACGTGGAAGCAGATACAGGCCAACGGAGATAATTTGTGCCCGCCGGGATTTGCTATTCCGACGAAGCAGATGTGGGATGTGCTGTGGCGTTTTTATGCGACACAGGGAGAATCTCCGTGCGGCGATCCGGCTACACAGGATTATGTAAGTGACGCAGATCCATGCAGTACTGGGTATAATCCGGGCTTGTATGCACCGGGACTCGATAATTTTATGGCAGCGATGGGCGTACCTCCTGCCGACGGTAATTTAGGTGGCTGGTGGCTGAAGGATTTGAACGGTTGGTATGTTAATATCAGCTACGATACGACGGATCCTTATTTTAGTGTTATGTCTTTCGAACCGGATGCGACCGTAGGAAATCCGCTGGCTACGGAAGGAAAACACCCGATACGTTGTTATAAAAAGTAA